From the genome of Candidatus Melainabacteria bacterium RIFOXYA2_FULL_32_9:
AATAATGACAATACGCTGCAGCTCATTTCAGAAATAAATAAAAACTCAGGTTTCTGGAACAATATAGATAAAAAATAAATCTAAATACTTGATAAGTATTTTGGCTTTAAGTAATATGTTAGTGAAAAAGTTAAAAGAGTTTAAGTATTAAAATATAAGAGGTAAAAACAATGTCCAAACAATGTACAGTATGTGGAAAAACACCATTAAAAGCAAACAAAGTAAGCTTCTCAAACAAGCATCATAGATATCGCCAATTTCCAAACTTACAATCAATAAGAGCAAACATTAACGGTACAGTTAAAAAAATTAGCATATGTACTTCCTGTATAAAAGCTAATAAAGTTCAAAAAGCCATATAATACAAAAAGTTATATAATTAAACTTACCTATTGAATTTTCATCATTCATTATAGTAAGTTTAGTATATATAATATCCAGTTATAATTAACACCTCTTTAAGGTTGCTCCTTAAAGAGGTTCTTTTTATTATGTATACCTAATAAGGACAGCGTAAAAATACTTATGGATTTTGATGAGCGAAGCGAGAGCTTACAATTTCGAAAACGACGAGTTTTTGAAATTGTAAGCTCATTCTAATCCAATAGGTATTTTTGTAGGTGACTCAGTCACACTATTAAAGTCTTTAACTATTTCAACCTTATATATGTGCCTTTGGCACTTCTTATAACCAGCAAATAATCGAGCAATAAAAAATGCGTAAGTATTTTTTATTGCGTCCTTAATATACCCCGGAATCCAATTGCTTTTTCCTTTAATATTTCCCAAAATAATAAAAGATTTTCTAAAAATAAACGTATATATTCGAGGGGAGGCGTTATATATGTATATTCATAATGAATTCCTGGAATTACAAGTTAGCATAGTCTTCTATTTAATAATGATTCCTCTCTGGGCTCTGGCATTCAACAAAATAAGGAAAATCTTTAAACTAGATTCCATCCCCATAATTATCCTGGGAACCGCTTTCTCTTTTACCATATTAATGTTTGATCTACCGTTTTTAATAGAAATCCCGGGCAATATAACCTGCGCTACCCTGCTAAGTATTTTATTCGGACCCTGGACAAGTTTAATAATAATAACTTCAGCTTTAATGATAAAAAGCATTTTTTTCGGAGATGGAGGGATAAGTACTTTTGCGGTAAATAGCTTTATATTAGCCTTTATTACTTCTTTTACAGGTTATTATTTATATAATAAAGTAAATTCCTCAAAAACCTTAAGAACGATTTTTCCTAAACCATTAATTGCAGGAATTAGCGCATATTTTTCATCAATTTTCTCGGTAATATCACTAATATTAATATTTAAACTGCAAATCCTGCTGGTAGGAGTAAATACCTCTTCTGATTTTCCATATACAATACGTAGTATGATAGCTATAATGCTAGCAGAACATTTATTAATTCTCGGACTTATTGAAGCTGCGATAACTATAACAGCCCTTGTCTTTTTAACAAGAGATAATAATTATTTATTAAATCTAATAACCAAAAATAATAAACTTTTAGTCAATTAATTCATTTTATGAACAAAAGGGAAAGCCGCACTTGTCTTAGGGGCGCGGCTATCAGGCTTGGGGAGGAGATTGGGTAATTTCCCAATTCTATGGCTTTATATTATATATATCGGCACGTTTCCAAAAAACTTTAATAATTTTTTTGGTAATATCCATTACCTAATTTAGGTTAACGATTAAAGCCACTGAAGCAGTTAGACTTAGTTTAAAGTTACCAGTTATCGTTGAAGCACTACTATTTTTTTTATTCTTTTAAGATATATTAATTTAGTATTTCAATGGATTGTAGTAATATTATTTAGTAATACAAGGAAACCTGAGAAAAATGGACAAAAAAGAATTAGTTGAACTTCTTCTAGAAAAAAAATTTGGCACTAAAAACCCGGCTGAAATTAAAAATATACTAGAAATTAATATTTTTGAGTCTTTAGACGATTCAGAAAATCCTCTTGGCATTGGAGTAGAAATTATTCTTGAAGATGAAAATGGAAACGAAATAAAAGAAGAGTATCAAATAAACAAAGAAGGTGTAATTTATTCCTGGGGAAACGCACCTGTTATTGATGAAAGAAGTCTTGAAAAGGCCCCAAAGTTAGATTAATCTTAAAACCGTCATACTTAACCTGTTATGGGGTTTATAAAAGCAGAATAATTAAAACATTTTATAATTTATATCTAGTAGTAAGATTTGCAAATAATATATTAAAAGCAAACTCCCTGTCATTGCGAGGTGGCTAAGCCACAGTGACATTGTCAACAATCTTTCTTTAATATACAAAATCATTGATGATATGTTTGTGGCACCGTGGCAATCTATACAATATACTATTCAAGCCTTAAAATTACATTAAAGTTGTACATAGGCAAGATCCTCACGTCGATTCTCTCCTCAGGATGACAATTCGGGGAATTATAGCATATTATTTGTCGATCTATACACTAGTAGAGTGGCCAATAACATACATACCTTACCTCAACGATTATCATAACTTTTGAAACAAAATACTAGTAGTGTGATTCAATTATTAAAGATTGTCAGAAAATTCTAACAAGTAAATAGTCAGGTAATATTGATCCTATTGAGAATGAATATAGTGATATTTATTCATAAACTGTATAGGAGTTAGCTGATTAAGGGGTAATAATTGTGCTTGTTTATTGGAATTTTAACTTAATAAAAATAGAAAATAAGTCTGATTATCAATTTTTTGATAGAGCTTTTCATTTTGGAGATGGAGTTTATGAAACCATAGCTGTTAAAGATGGAAAAGTAATGTTCTTTGATGAACATGCCAACAGGCTTGTAAGTAATGCAAACAGTCTAGATATTCCAATTATAATTGATATACCTGACTTGGGGAAAAATATTGATAATATTATTAAATCAAATAAGATAGATCAAGGTTTTATAAAGGTAATTGTTACTCGTGGGCTTATGACTGATGCCGGATTGAGCTATCCGAAGCCTATGAAACCATCTCTCTTAATCTGGGGACAGAAATGCGGCTTTACTCCATTAAAAGAAAAAAGACCATATAAAGTTATTCAGAGCCAGCATGAAAGAAGAAATCCTTATTCAAAAGTTACTTATACCAAAACTCTAAACTATTTAAGCAATATAATTGCAAAGAATGAAGCGGATGCAGCGGGTTGTGATGAAGCAATATTTCTTAATACCAATGGCAACCTAGCTGAAGGAACCACATCAAACATATTTTTAATTGATAATAATGGAAAAATACACACTCCTGAAGTTGCAAGCGGGCTATTAAACGGTGTTGTAAGGAGTAAAATTATTCTTGCAGCTATTGAACTTGGCTTTGAAATTGAAGAATCAGTTATATCTCCTAATAAATTAAAGCATTCAAAAGGCTGTTTTCTAACGAGTACTCTACTAGATATCCAGCCTGTTAGTGAAATATTAGGAGTGGCTAAATATGAAGTATCAAGTTCTATAGATATTCTTGAACAGCTTGAAAACAAATATCAAAGCTATAGTTAGCGATTTTATTAGGTAATAATTATGTGTCTGGCAGTCATCACGAGCCATTAAATACGGAAGATATCGTTTATCTTAATTGCGAAGTGATCTTAATGATACATGCCTAGGGATTGCTTCACAACTTCGATTTTATAAAATATCCATAATAAAAGGTTCGCAATGACTTTCTCGATCAGTCTTATTTTCTATTATTCTAGCCTATATTTTCAGCTTGTTTACTTTTCTTGGTGATTTTAAAATCTTCATTTTGCTGATAAATTTTTTCTAATTCGGCGAAAGATTTTAATCCTGACTGTGCTCCAAAGCTCTCAACTATGGACGCAGAGTTTATTGATGCAAATATAATGGCTTTTTCAATATCCCAGTTAAATCTCATTAAGCTGGCGACAAAAGTACTGGAAAACGCATCTCCTGCTCCAAGGGTGCTAATTACTTTGGCAGGATAAGCAGGGGCATGGTAAAATGTTTCTCCATCGAATGCTATTACACCTTTACTTCCATCTGTAATGACTACAACTTTAGGTTTATAGGTTTTTAACCTAAAAAGCATCTCGTGAACACTATGTGACCAGGGGTCAAATTCTCCGGGCTTTTGATAAACTTGTTCATGCCCTTCCTGCATCCCTGTAATATTGAATGCTTCTGACTTGTTCATTATTAAGACTTCAGCTGTTGATACAACTTTTTTTAAGTCTTCAACTCCTCTTTTAATTTGAGTAGTTCCAGGGTTAAACGCCATCGAGACCCCGTTTTCTTCTGCAAAATCCGCAATTTTATCGAGTACAAGATTGGAATTCCCACTTAAAGGTGCAATATAAATCCATTTTGATTTTTTTATGTCATCCCAGGGTATTTCATCTAAAGAAATGTGACTATTAGCACCTCTATGAGCAAGAACGGTTCTATCACCTTCAAAACTTGTTAATATTACTGAAAAACCTGTTTTATAGTCATCTGTCTGTAATATTAATGAGCTATCAACTTCTTTTTCTTTTAATCTTCTTAAAACAGCTTCTCCATTAATATCTTTTCCTGTTTTAACTATTGTTGCAGCTTTATATCCCAGATTTGCGAAGTTTACAGCAGAGTTAACCGCTCCACCACCAACATCCAGCGCTGTTTGTTCAACTTCAATTTTGGTGCTGTAATCAAAACATAGAAGAGATTTGCTTGAATTAGCATCCTTTACTTCATGAATTTCCGCAAAATTGCTTTCAATAAATATATCTTGAGTTGCACTGCCTATTGTAATTACGTCAAACATACCAATCCCCTTATAATTTGAGCCTTAATATCTTTTGTAATATTATATAAAATATAAAGTATACTCAAGTTGCTACTTAAATAATCTTGGACGTCATTACGAGGTACTTTGCACTGTCATAAGTCATTAATCCTTACAATAATACTACTAAAGGCACTACGTATTGTCATTGCGAGCCAGGAATCGTGGATAATCAGCAAAATCATACTTGCGTGGCAATCTCTAAGCAATAAATTTATATGGCTAGCAACTTGAATAATGTATATTATAAAACTTTTATATTCAGGTAACTTTAAAAATGTTTTATTTAGAGAATAAATCAGGTATTAAATACTATAAATCCAGCATACTGGATGACAAGAATCTGGTCCATGCTTTTACCACAAGAATTGGTGGTAATACGCCTGAGCCACTTAATTATTTTAGTTTAGGAGCAGCTAATCAGCCTGAGTTTAAGCCTTATATAATTGAGAACAGGCAAAAAATTTGTAAAGTATTGGATCTGGATTATAACCGGATAATAAATCCTGATCAACAACATACTGACAATATAAAGGTTATAACCAGTATAAATGATGATTTATCTTTAACTGATGGTGTAATTACAGCAATTCCAGGACTTGTATTAATGTTATTATTTGCAGATTGTACGCCCATAATTATTTATGCTCCTAAAGAAAGAGTTATTGGCGTAATTCATGCCGGATGGAGAGGGACAGCAAAGAGGATTGTTCAGAAAGCTGTTAACATATTCACCAATGAGTTTAATACATCTGTAGGTGGAATAAAGGTTGCTATTGGTCCGACAATTGGGCAATGTTGTTATCCTGTTTCTAGTGAAGTGGCTCTTGAGTTAAAGCAAAGTATCAGTGAAAATTATAATAGTGTATTTAAAGAAAATATTGATAAAGTTCAAGTGGATTTAAAAAAGTTGAACGCTCAACAATTAATAGAAGTAGGGGTTACAAATATTGATACATTGGATGATTGTACTAGCTGCCAAAATTCATTATTTTATTCATACAGGGCAGATGATGGTAAAACAGGCAGGCATAGTGCAATAGCAANNNNNNNNNNNNNNNNNNNNNNNNNNNNNNNNNNNNNNNNNNNNNNNNNNNNNNNNNNNNNNAACTCGATCTACAGAAATATACTAATTCTATCAAGGATAGAATTACCTCAAACTCAGAATATCAGTCTGCTCTAATTTCATATATTTTTGAAAGAAAACCAGAGAGTAATAAAAATATCTTTGAGCTTTTTGTTGAGAAAACCCCTAATATTACAAAAGACGAAAAAAATATTTTATCCGGGATGGAAAAGTCTATTTTATCAGTTTTTGAGATTAAAAGGCTGATTCATAATGGTTTTGAGCTCTATAATCTTATAAATGAGAAAATATATCAGTCACTTGTCCTAATAAAAATGGTGAATTTCAGAGGAATTATACCGGGGCAATATCTGCATTGTCGAGTTTTCCCTTACGAAAATGAATATTATCTAATTGGAATAGATAAAGTTATTCCAGCCGGTGCCAGGGAAGATGTGTATAGATATATCGTTATGCAACAATTAGAAAATCCCGAATTGCTATATTCAAATAATCAAGAAAAGTTGGCCGAAATTGAGCAAACAGTACAGGATTTAGGATTAAAATTTCAGAAATATTTTAAAAAAGATGAAATTATTACAACAAGCCAATATGTAGATGAATTGCTCAGCGAGTTTAACGATTTTATTGAAATAAATAATACTGAATCAGCAAATGATATTGATAAATTTATTAATAAACCTGAAGAATTTGCTTATTTTGAGATAAAAGAAGCAACAGGTGGTATTTCTGATCCAATACAGGCAGCTGTTAAAGGATTTTCTTCACACGGAAAAATTTATGATGTTGGCATTATTTTTGATCCTGATTCAGGTTTGTTAGTTCTTCCTTTTTATGGAACATTTAAGCAGATATTTTCAATTGATGACTATAAATCAATTAAAGGTTATAAAGCCTGTATAATGCAATATTTGGAAAGTGACAGAATACCTCCAGCTCCGATTTTAAGAGTTTATGAAGAAAATAAGGATGGTTTTATAAAAGTAATTTCAGAAGTATTAAAGCTTAAAAAACCATTCGATATTCAGGAGCTATTGCATAAATATAAAGAAAAATATTACTTACAAAAAAGGTTTTCTGCTTTAACGGTTCTTTACTTATCAGAGGCTTTTAATGAGCTAATGACCATTGCAAATAAAGGTGTAGCATCTTCTCTAAGTCTAAAGGTAGGACGTAATGATGCTTGTCCTTGCGGTAGTGGTAAAAAATATAAGAAATGTTGCTTAAGTTAACCGGTCATTCTTGAATAAAGTAAAAAATCTTAAAAGAAAAACAGTCGTAGATATTACTACGACTGTTTTTCTTTAAGTTAATTGGTTTTTAAAGTCTATTGTGGAGCATTGATTACTTTAGTTATTAATTCAGTACCGCCTACGCCATAACCTTTAATTTCAATTGAATCTGTAGCATCGGTTCCAACTAATGTTACAATACCTTCTGCTGCGCCTGCTGTGGTTGAGTATGCAGCGCCTGTGCCAGTTATTGGGTTTTTATTGTTGGTATTTAATGATGCTGCTACGTTTGTTGCCACTTGTGTTGCAGTTTCTGTGCCATTTAGAGCAAATCTGCTTGTTACTGATGAAGCAGCAGCACTAATGTTAGCTTTTACAGCGCCATTTCTAGCTTGATCAGCAGCGTTTAATAGTGTTGGAGCAGCAATTAATGCTAATATGCCTAGAATTACTACAACAATTAGCAATTCAAGCAATGTAAAACCTTTTCTCATAGTCGCCCTAACCTTTCGCAAATAATTTTAATACTACATTTAAACAAAAATTATTCTTTAAATAATAATTTCTTTGTACTTTAACACCCCCTTTAGTTAGTTAATTATAATCTATTTTCATTTGGATTTTAATCTTGTAATTATATTTTTAAAATTATGTAACATTTATGATTTTTCTAATATTGTTTTGCTATTTCCTAAATACCCAGAAAAAATGATCTTTAAACTAAAACTTATAAAATTGTTATAATTAGAAACATATTTATGAAAACAAGAATTTGCAAGGATTTAATTTGATAAAAATACGTTTTATATTATTGATCCAGGAGTATGAATAAAATAGAATAGAGTTGTTGCAAAGAATTAAGGCTTAAATATCTTTAAATTTTTAAAAATTTAATTTAAATCGTATAATAATATTGAACATACAAAAACTAAATCGCTGGAAATAAGGAAATTAATATATGTATAAATTTGG
Proteins encoded in this window:
- a CDS encoding 50S ribosomal protein L28, with amino-acid sequence MSKQCTVCGKTPLKANKVSFSNKHHRYRQFPNLQSIRANINGTVKKISICTSCIKANKVQKAI